GACAATACCGCGGCGGCGATGAGAAAGCCTATAAAGATAAAGAGCAGTTGGCCCAAAATCCTATACGAGGCGGTAACCAGATTCACCTGGGTTGCCGCAATCGTAAAGACGACCAAACTGAGAAGCGGGATGGGAAACCACCCAACCCGACCAAGCCATCCTCTTTTCGCAGTCGCCTTCTCGGTCCATTTTTGCGTGAGGAAGGCTCCCATCAACGGGATCACGATGAGGCCGCCAAAGGCGACGAGCATCTCTTGGCGTGCCACGGTGACGGTAAATGTTTCTCCGAGGAAAAGGTAGAGATAAAAAGGGAGAAAGATCATCTGAAGGAGGAGGCTGATAGGGGCAAAGGCAATGGCTTGTTTTGTATCCCCACCACCCAGGTGGGTAAAGGTGATGAACCAGTCGGTACACGGCACGAGCAAGACGAGGAGAACTCCGAGCCGAATGGCCGGATCTTCGGGCAGGAAATGTTTGCTCGCCCAGAGGAGACCTGGAATCAGGAGAAAATTACCCGTGGCGGCGGATGTGATAAATCGGATCTCGGAAAATGCCTTTCTTAGGTGTAATAAGGGCACCTGTGTAAAGGTGGAGTAGAGAAGGAGGGCAAGGGTGGGCCAGAGGAGTCTTTCCAGAGGGTCTACCGATTCTTTAAAAAGGATCCCTGCGCTCAGGCCGGAACCAATCGCCGTGAGGTAGATGAAGACCTGATATTTTTCCAATGCCTGGCGCATGGAGGAATAGTATCCGGATAACAACTGCCGAAGGAATAAAATTAGGGAACCAACCTCTGCACTCCCACCCCTTTTCTTATCATAAGGTAAAGCGGCACGATCCACAACATTTATGCTAAAATGTTTTTGATTTGACCAAAATAGGAGTCCGGCGAGGTGGAGGGAGATTTGATCCTTGGTCGATCGGCCTTAATTGGGTCAAGGGGAATCCAACGGAGGCGCCCAAGCGGTAAGGGGCACCGGGGAAGGCCATTTTCAATCGTTGCCATTTTCTCTCTTCTGACTTTCTCTCTTATAAGCCCCTGTATCGGCCTTGACGCAGAGGAGATCCAAAGGCATCAGACGCTCCTCAAAGGGAAGAAGACGGGGGAGAGGATCGCTTTCTGGGCGGAGAGGTTTCTTGGAGCCCCTTACGACCCGGACCCGATGGGAGAATATGTTACCCGATCGGTCATCGTCGCGGATGAAAGGGTGGATTGCATGTATTTGACCTTTCGGGCTGTGGAGCTGGCTTTGAGCCAAAGCCCAGAAGAGGCCATCCAGGTAGCTCTCGAGAGGCGATTTCGATCGAGGGGCCTTCTGAGGGATGGAAAGGTGGTCAATTACGAGGACCGTTTCGAATACGGGGAGGATATGGTCTTCAGCGGGAAATGGGGCAGGGAGATCACCCAAACCCTCGGAAGGACGGAAAGGATCAAAGGCTCAAGGGGCAGGGACAATGTGGAGGTCCTTCCAGCCGAAGTCCTCGTTCGAAACAGGGACAGATTGAGAAACGGAGACCTTCTCTTCTTTGTCAAAAGGCCTGAGAAGAGAATCCGGGAGGAGATCGTCGGCCATATCGGGATCGTCAAGGTCGATGGAGAGGTTCATCTCATCCATGCGGCCGGGACAAAAGGCAAGGGGGGAGAGGTCCGGAAGGTGATGTTAAAAGAATATTTGAAGACGATGCCCTTTATCGGTGTGATGGTGACGAGATTTGACTGAAAGGAATGGTGAAGAAAAGGGGGAGGCTTTAAAGCCTCCCCTTCCTCTTTTTAAAGCATGAAGATGGCCACGACGACCACGCCCAAAAATCCTGCCAGCGTGGGCCAGAGGTTTCTCCTGGCGATCTCCACAGGGTCTGTTCCTGTAATGGCCGCGGCCGGGATGACCGCCCAGGGGATGATACAGCCTCCGCCCACAGCCACAGCAAAGTATTGGCCGAGCGCTCCGAGCGTGGCAACGTCGAGGTTGGTCGCTCCGCCCAGGGCCTGGGCGAGGGTTCCCACCAGGGGCAGTCCGGAGAATCCCGAACCGTCAAGTCCTGTGATGCCGCCGACGATCGCCTGGACCAATGCCACGGGGATGCGACTCAAGGGGACGGCGTTTGCCAGGGCCTGACCCAGGTCGAAGAGAAGGCCCCTTGCTCCTTCCCCGAAGATCGCCTTGGCCTGCCCGGGAGACCCCATGAAGAAGAAGGCGGCGATGAGAAAGACCGGGGCAAAGATCCTGACGCCGAACATAAATCCCGATCGGGCATGTTCGGTCAATTTGGCAAACCCTTCTTTTCCATAGGCGCCAAATCCGATAAAGACCATGATGATCCCCACCGTCCCCCCTAATAGCGCGGTCGCATCGCCGCCTCGCAATTTAAAAGCCAGCATGGCCACAACCACCAGAAAGAAGAGGATGGCGATGACCCAGAGGGCGGGCTTCTTAAATCCAGGAGCGGCCTTGGTCCATCTCTCCCTTTCTGCCTTGGCTTCCGGGCCGATTTCAAAAGGGGCCCATTCAATGGGTCTTCCCGCGGCGGCCCGGATGTCTCTCTTCACCGAGAGGAAGGAGAGGGGAAGGGCGATCGCCCCCCAGAGGAGGAGCATGGGAAGGCTTTTCGACATCACGTCCGTGACCGCCACCCCTGAGGCCTTGGAGGTGATCCCGGGCGCTCCCTGAATGATGAAATCGGTCGTCAGGGCGCATCCATAACCGAACATGCTGATGGCCATGGCCGCGCTGATCGGAGGAAGGCCGGCCTTGATGGCTCCTGGGAGAAGCAGGGTCCCCACCAAGGCAATGGCAGGGGAGGGCCAGATGACCCAGGCCGCGATCATGATGACGAACCCCATGACCCAGAAGGCTGCCCCAGGGGAGATCATCATCTTCTGGACAGGCCGAAACATCATTTCAGCCATCCCGGTCTCTTCGAGCATCTTTGCCATCGCCACGATCAGGGAGATGATGACGACGACTCCCAACAGTTCACTGAAAGCCACGGTGATCGAGTTGAAGACCGCCTGAACCGCCTTGACCAGGTCGCCCGTGATGACCCAGGCCAGGATGAGAGAGCCGATGAGACAGACGATGGGCGTTTCTTTTCTCAGGGCCATCGTCAACAGGATGAGCACGATGAAGACGGCATAGACCCAGTGAGCAGCGGTAAGTTCGACCATAGGGGCCCTCCTTTCATAGATGCGTTAATTCGAAAAGATTCCGGTCAATCCCGCCTGGTCCACCCTTTTTTCTATCTCCCGGACCTCGGTCGTATAGAGGCTTTTCTCCTTCATCCGCTCAAAATAGACCGAGCCGGAGAAGGTGTATTTCAAGCCGAGGCCCTCTTCGGTCTCCATCCGTTTTCGGACATAGGCGATCGCATCACCCACCGCGACCGACTCGGGCAGGAGGAGCGGTTTCTCCCTTCGGATGTGTCGCACCGCATTGAAACCGGCAAGGGTTCCAGTGACGATGGCCTCG
The sequence above is drawn from the Thermodesulfobacteriota bacterium genome and encodes:
- a CDS encoding bile acid:sodium symporter, with amino-acid sequence MRQALEKYQVFIYLTAIGSGLSAGILFKESVDPLERLLWPTLALLLYSTFTQVPLLHLRKAFSEIRFITSAATGNFLLIPGLLWASKHFLPEDPAIRLGVLLVLLVPCTDWFITFTHLGGGDTKQAIAFAPISLLLQMIFLPFYLYLFLGETFTVTVARQEMLVAFGGLIVIPLMGAFLTQKWTEKATAKRGWLGRVGWFPIPLLSLVVFTIAATQVNLVTASYRILGQLLFIFIGFLIAAAVLSRLLARVFGLPSLQGRVLAFSFGTRNSFVVLPLALALPPSYDLAVVTVVFQSLVELLGMGVYLWWVPKKLFPQ